One stretch of Vulpes lagopus strain Blue_001 chromosome X, ASM1834538v1, whole genome shotgun sequence DNA includes these proteins:
- the NAA10 gene encoding N-alpha-acetyltransferase 10 isoform X1, whose amino-acid sequence MNIRNARPEDLMNMQHCNLLCLPENYQMKYYFYHGLSWPQVGSSEFREGQKPGRGRSTWEEQQWAVRQLSYIAEDENGKIVGYVLAKMEEDPDDVPHGHITSLAVKRSHRRLGLAQKLMDQASRAMIENFNAKYVSLHVRKSNRAALHLYSNTLNFQISEVEPKYYADGEDAYAMKRDLTQMADELRRHLELKDKGRHVVLGAIENKVEGRGSSLPSSGDACRDERGLAADDSGGDSKDLSEVSETTESTDVKDSSEASDSAS is encoded by the exons ATGAACATCCGCAATGCGAGG CCGGAGGACCTGATGAACATGCAGCACTGCAACCTCCTGTGCCTGCCCGAGAACTACCAGATGAAATACTACTTCTACCACGGCCTCTCCTGGCCCCAGGTGGGCAGCTCGGAATTTCGGGAGGGGCAGAAACCAGGCCGAGGAAGATCCACGTGGGAGGAGCAGCAGTGGGCTGTGCGGCAG CTCTCTTACATCGCAGAGGATGAGAACGGGAAGATTGTGGGGTACGTGCTGGCCAAAAT GGAAGAGGACCCGGATGACGTGCCCCATGGACATATCACCTCCCTG GCTGTGAAACGTTCCCACCGGCGCCTTGGCCTGGCTCAGAAGCTGATGGACCAGGCCTCCCGAGCCATGATCGAGAACTTCAATGCCAAATACGTCTCCCTGCATGTCAGGAAGAG TAACCGGGCCGCCCTGCACCTCTATTCCAACACCCTCAACTTTCA gatCAGCGAAGTGGAGCCCAAGTACTACGCCGATGGGGAAGACGCGTACGCGATGAAGCGGGACCTCACCCAGATGGCTGACGAG CTGCGAAGGCATCTGGAGCTGAAGGACAAAGGCAGACACGTGGTGCTGGGCGCCATCGAGAACaaggtggagggcaggggcagctcGCTTCCGAGCTCTGGAGACGCCTGTCGTGACGAGAGAGGCCTGGCTGCTGACGATAGCGGGGGCGACAGCAAGGATCTCAGCGAGGTCAGCGAGACCACAGAGAGCACCGACGTCAAGGACAGCTCAGAGGCCTCTGACTCTGCCTCCTAG
- the NAA10 gene encoding N-alpha-acetyltransferase 10 isoform X2 has protein sequence MNIRNARPEDLMNMQHCNLLCLPENYQMKYYFYHGLSWPQLSYIAEDENGKIVGYVLAKMEEDPDDVPHGHITSLAVKRSHRRLGLAQKLMDQASRAMIENFNAKYVSLHVRKSNRAALHLYSNTLNFQISEVEPKYYADGEDAYAMKRDLTQMADELRRHLELKDKGRHVVLGAIENKVEGRGSSLPSSGDACRDERGLAADDSGGDSKDLSEVSETTESTDVKDSSEASDSAS, from the exons ATGAACATCCGCAATGCGAGG CCGGAGGACCTGATGAACATGCAGCACTGCAACCTCCTGTGCCTGCCCGAGAACTACCAGATGAAATACTACTTCTACCACGGCCTCTCCTGGCCCCAG CTCTCTTACATCGCAGAGGATGAGAACGGGAAGATTGTGGGGTACGTGCTGGCCAAAAT GGAAGAGGACCCGGATGACGTGCCCCATGGACATATCACCTCCCTG GCTGTGAAACGTTCCCACCGGCGCCTTGGCCTGGCTCAGAAGCTGATGGACCAGGCCTCCCGAGCCATGATCGAGAACTTCAATGCCAAATACGTCTCCCTGCATGTCAGGAAGAG TAACCGGGCCGCCCTGCACCTCTATTCCAACACCCTCAACTTTCA gatCAGCGAAGTGGAGCCCAAGTACTACGCCGATGGGGAAGACGCGTACGCGATGAAGCGGGACCTCACCCAGATGGCTGACGAG CTGCGAAGGCATCTGGAGCTGAAGGACAAAGGCAGACACGTGGTGCTGGGCGCCATCGAGAACaaggtggagggcaggggcagctcGCTTCCGAGCTCTGGAGACGCCTGTCGTGACGAGAGAGGCCTGGCTGCTGACGATAGCGGGGGCGACAGCAAGGATCTCAGCGAGGTCAGCGAGACCACAGAGAGCACCGACGTCAAGGACAGCTCAGAGGCCTCTGACTCTGCCTCCTAG
- the LOC121483335 gene encoding N-acylglucosamine 2-epimerase, with amino-acid sequence MSGGLRVWQDMDKEREALQAWKKRVEQELDRVVAFWMEHSHDQEHGGFFTCLGRDGQVYDDLKYVWLQGRQVWMYCRLYRKFERFRSPELLDSAKAGGEFLLRFARVAPPGKKCAFVLTRDGQPIKVQRTIFSECFYTMAMNELWRVTGEARYQNEAVGMMDQIVYWVREDPSGLGRPCLPGAPASESMAVPMMLLNLVDQLGEADEELAGTYAELGDWCAQRILQHVQRDGQAVLENVSEDGGELSGCLGRHQNPGHALEAGWFLLRHAIRKGDPELRARVIDKFLLLPFRSGWDPDHGGLFYFQDADGLCPTQLEWAMKLWWPHSEAMIAFLMGYSDSGDPTLLHLFYQVAEYTFRQFRDPEHGEWFGYLTREGKVALTIKGGPFKGCFHVPRCLAMCEEMLGALLGRLAPAPSPGPGCPAAVPARQAAK; translated from the exons atgaGCGGGGGTCTCCGAGTGTGGCAG GACATGGACAAGGAGCGGGAGGCTCTGCAGGCCTGGAAGAAGCGCGTGGAGCAGGAGCTGGACCGAGTGGTGGCTTTCTGGATGGAGCACTCTCACGACCAGGAGCACGG GGGTTTCTTCACGTGCCTGGGTCGAGACGGGCAGGTGTACGATGACCTCAAGTACGTCTGGCTGCAGGGGAGGCAG GTGTGGATGTACTGTCGCCTGTACCGAAAATTTGAGCGTTTCCGCAGCCCCGAACTTCTGGATTCAGCTAaagcag GTGGCGAATTTTTGCTGCGTTTTGCCCGAGTGGCACCTCCTGGCAAGAAGTGCGCCTTTGTGCTGACGCGGGACGGCCAGCCCATCAAGGTGCAGCGAACCATCTTCAGCGAGTGTTTCTACACCATGGCCATGAACGAGCTGTGGAGGGTGACTGGGGAGGCGCGTTACCAG AACGAAGCGGTGGGGATGATGGATCAGATCGTGTACTGGGTGCGGGAGGACCCCTCGGGGCTGGGCCGGCCCTGTCTCCCGGGGGCCCCCGCCTCTGAGTCCATGGCGGTGCCCATGATGCTGCTCAACCTGGTGGACCAGCTCGGGGAGGCGGACGAGGAGCTGGCGGGCACCTACGCGGAGCTGGGGGACTGGTGTGCCCAGAGGATCCTGCAGCATGTCCAG AGGGATGGACAGGCTGTGCTGGAGAACGTGTCAGAGGATGGCGGGGAACTTTCTGGTTGCCTGGGGAGGCACCAGAACCCAG GCCATGCGCTGGAAGCCGGCTGGTTCCTGCTCCGTCACGCCATCAGGAAGGGTGACCCCGAACTTCGAGCCCGTGTTATCGACAAGTTCCTGTTGTTGCCTTTCCGCTCTGGATGGGACCCTGACCATGGAGGCCTCTTCTACTTCCAGGACGCCGATGGCCTCTGCCCAACCCAG CTGGAGTGGGCCATGAAGCTCTGGTGGCCACACAGTGAAGCCATGATTGCCTTCCTCATGGGCTACAGTGACAGCGGGGACCCCACCTTGCTGCACCTCTTCTACCAGGTGGCTGAGTACACCTTCCGCCAG TTTCGCGACCCTGAGCACGGGGAGTGGTTTGGCTACTTGACCCGGGAGGGGAAGGTCGCGCTCACCATCAAAGGGGGTCCTTTCAAAG GCTGCTTCCACGTGCCGAGGTGCCTGGCCATGTGCGAGGAGATGCTGGGCGCTCTGCTGGGCCGTCTCGCCCCGGCcccgagccccggccccggctgCCCCGCCGCCGTCCCCGCCCGTCAAGCCGCGAAATAA